Proteins encoded within one genomic window of Nonomuraea gerenzanensis:
- a CDS encoding sensor histidine kinase: protein MRLSARARIVGWMLVVVGIALTVAVSVTWSTLLTRLDHRMDLELGNEVEKLRRYAATAHDLQSGQPFTDVEDLLIGYLQLNAPDRWETFFSILDGKAHKITAIPPPVQLDTDEKLVARMAMATRVERHEMETSKGTVHYAVIPVSVSGDPRRGHFVVAHFYDLNRDDIVDAVGVLGLSALAAMGLAGAAGWFVAGQVLAPVRLVRQTAEQISDSSDLTRRLDVPGDDDVAALASTFNHMLDRLEQAFVVQRHFMDDAGHELRTPITVVRGHLELMSDDPDDRAETLALVTDELDRMNRIVDDLLTLAKSEQPGFLALDNVELADLTVSVVAKARALGDRQWRVDEVAEARLPADRHRLTQALMQLVANAVRHTADGDLIAVGSAVRDGRVELWVRDSGPGVAPAERERIFGRFVRGAGRTGAHDGAGLGLAIVRSIAQAHGGTVTVTEAPGGGACFVMSLPLWELWRLK from the coding sequence ATGCGGCTCAGCGCCCGTGCCCGGATCGTGGGCTGGATGCTCGTCGTCGTCGGCATCGCTCTGACCGTCGCCGTCTCCGTGACCTGGTCCACCCTGCTCACCCGCCTCGACCACCGGATGGACCTCGAGTTGGGCAACGAGGTCGAGAAGCTGCGGCGCTACGCCGCCACCGCGCACGACCTGCAGTCGGGGCAGCCCTTCACCGACGTCGAGGACCTGCTGATCGGCTACCTCCAGCTCAACGCGCCCGACCGGTGGGAGACCTTCTTCAGCATCCTCGACGGCAAGGCCCACAAGATCACCGCGATCCCGCCGCCCGTGCAGCTCGACACCGACGAGAAGCTCGTCGCGCGGATGGCCATGGCGACCAGGGTCGAGCGGCACGAGATGGAGACCAGCAAGGGAACGGTCCACTACGCGGTGATCCCGGTGAGCGTGTCCGGCGACCCCCGGCGCGGGCACTTCGTCGTGGCGCACTTCTACGACCTCAACCGTGACGACATCGTCGACGCGGTGGGCGTGCTCGGGCTGTCCGCGCTGGCGGCGATGGGGCTGGCCGGGGCGGCCGGGTGGTTCGTGGCGGGGCAGGTGCTGGCGCCGGTGCGGCTCGTCCGCCAGACGGCCGAGCAGATCAGCGACTCCAGCGACCTGACCCGCCGCCTCGACGTGCCCGGCGACGACGACGTGGCGGCGCTGGCGTCGACGTTCAACCACATGCTCGACCGGCTCGAGCAGGCCTTCGTCGTGCAACGCCACTTCATGGACGACGCCGGCCACGAGCTGCGCACCCCGATCACGGTCGTCCGCGGCCACCTGGAGCTGATGAGCGACGACCCCGACGACCGGGCCGAGACCCTCGCCCTGGTCACCGACGAGCTCGACCGGATGAACCGCATCGTCGACGACCTGCTCACCCTCGCCAAGTCGGAGCAGCCGGGCTTCCTGGCGCTCGACAACGTGGAGCTGGCCGACCTCACGGTCAGCGTGGTCGCCAAGGCGCGGGCGCTGGGCGATCGCCAGTGGCGGGTCGACGAGGTGGCCGAGGCGCGGCTGCCCGCCGACCGCCACCGCCTCACGCAGGCGCTCATGCAGCTCGTGGCCAACGCGGTGCGCCACACCGCCGACGGCGACCTGATCGCCGTCGGCTCCGCCGTGCGTGACGGGCGGGTCGAGCTGTGGGTACGCGACAGCGGCCCCGGGGTGGCCCCGGCCGAGCGCGAGCGGATCTTCGGGCGGTTCGTGCGGGGCGCCGGGCGCACCGGGGCCCACGACGGGGCCGGGCTCGGCCTGGCCATCGTCAGATCTATCGCCCAAGCCCATGGAGGCACTGTGACGGTGACGGAGGCCCCGGGAGGAGGGGCCTGCTTTGTCATGTCTCTTCCGCTGTGGGAGCTGTGGAGGCTGAAGTGA
- a CDS encoding HEXXH motif domain-containing protein, with amino-acid sequence MNRLVIPYQLFDALAGGQGGSQAGRFLSAAARDRHLILIKVVADTAASAEVSRSFDELARMHVTAPEDVDALLRYPAVGGWALATVGALRQGGGAREASQLAVLAATAGIRAGLPFEARLSHQCESVMFPSLGAAVIGSEDCLIRVTSSNSTVSSPRSRVGLPVDYARDADGWLGLRRIVAEHPHGVLRLALDDLDPYRFPAGPQLATRLTGAEVLEWQRLFQEAWTILCDSHASTADEIMSMLSAVTPLSRGGWAASGTSRTVFGCVALARPTCARTLASALAHEVQHAKLTVLLYLVDLIKPDPEARYYAPWRRDPRPLSGLLHGTYAHLGVADFWRRQRQIDDSPMAHAEFARWREAAAKTARVIYESTALTPIGRRFVDGMLRRLHTFAEEEVPLSAVELARAAAARHQRDFDAASTRRPREGERA; translated from the coding sequence GTGAATCGGCTCGTGATTCCGTATCAGCTGTTCGACGCCCTGGCAGGTGGGCAAGGTGGGTCGCAGGCCGGCCGCTTCCTGTCGGCCGCGGCCCGCGATCGCCATCTGATACTCATCAAGGTAGTGGCCGACACAGCCGCATCCGCGGAGGTCAGCAGATCCTTCGACGAGCTGGCGCGCATGCACGTGACGGCACCCGAAGATGTCGATGCCCTTCTCCGGTATCCCGCCGTTGGCGGGTGGGCACTGGCGACCGTGGGGGCCTTACGCCAGGGAGGAGGCGCTCGGGAAGCCTCACAGCTGGCCGTCCTGGCTGCCACGGCGGGGATACGGGCAGGGCTCCCCTTCGAAGCCCGATTGTCCCATCAGTGTGAATCCGTCATGTTCCCCTCACTCGGCGCCGCAGTGATCGGCTCGGAAGACTGTCTGATCCGCGTCACATCGTCCAACAGCACGGTCAGCTCCCCCCGATCACGCGTCGGCCTTCCCGTCGACTATGCTCGCGACGCTGATGGATGGTTGGGGCTTCGGCGCATAGTGGCCGAGCATCCGCATGGTGTCTTGCGCCTCGCCCTGGACGATCTCGATCCATATCGCTTCCCCGCCGGCCCTCAACTCGCCACGCGCCTCACCGGCGCCGAGGTCCTGGAGTGGCAGAGGTTGTTCCAGGAAGCGTGGACGATACTGTGCGACAGCCATGCATCGACGGCCGACGAGATCATGTCGATGCTCTCAGCCGTCACTCCTCTGTCGCGCGGCGGGTGGGCGGCCAGCGGCACTTCGCGCACCGTTTTCGGCTGCGTCGCGCTGGCCCGCCCCACGTGTGCCCGGACGCTGGCCTCGGCACTGGCTCACGAGGTCCAGCACGCCAAGCTCACAGTGCTCCTCTATCTGGTCGATCTGATCAAGCCGGATCCTGAGGCGCGTTACTACGCGCCGTGGCGGCGTGACCCTCGCCCCCTGTCCGGTCTGCTGCACGGGACCTACGCCCATCTCGGTGTCGCTGATTTCTGGCGGCGACAGCGCCAGATAGACGACAGCCCCATGGCGCACGCCGAGTTCGCCCGATGGCGGGAGGCCGCGGCGAAGACCGCGCGGGTGATCTACGAGAGCACGGCCCTGACGCCGATCGGACGCCGATTCGTGGACGGCATGTTGCGGAGGCTGCACACATTCGCCGAAGAGGAAGTACCTCTTTCCGCCGTCGAACTCGCGCGTGCCGCCGCCGCCCGGCATCAACGCGACTTCGATGCCGCGAGCACACGACGGCCGCGCGAGGGTGAGCGCGCTTAG
- a CDS encoding polyphosphate polymerase domain-containing protein yields MAEPYANALLAGVAAAVPAVGLEDVPELLSRVDCKYLVTASTMARLAAELGDRFLALRIEGRRQFRYTSTYFDTPGLLTYHQHRQDRRRRFKLRTRTYLDGGGQWLELKLSGARGGTDKHRMPYDGVPGDTLTSQALDFVRDTLLSELRLIAPETLQPVLATDYKRVTLVDRSGTARVTCDTGLVFRDGARSTPARGDLVLLESKSVDGKAVVDKVLRGLGVRPVSVSKYCLAVAALRELPANRWHPVLQRYLTHGVRARGARSVASDHAAGGEIRLS; encoded by the coding sequence GTGGCTGAGCCGTACGCGAACGCGTTGCTCGCGGGGGTCGCCGCCGCGGTGCCGGCGGTCGGCCTGGAGGACGTGCCGGAGCTGCTGAGCCGGGTCGACTGCAAGTACCTCGTCACCGCCTCCACCATGGCCCGGCTCGCGGCGGAGCTGGGCGACCGCTTCCTCGCCCTGCGGATCGAAGGCCGGCGGCAGTTCCGCTACACCTCCACCTACTTCGACACCCCCGGCCTGCTCACCTACCACCAGCACCGGCAGGACCGGCGGCGCAGGTTCAAGCTCCGCACGCGCACCTACCTCGACGGGGGCGGCCAGTGGCTGGAGCTCAAGCTCAGCGGCGCGCGGGGCGGCACCGACAAGCACCGCATGCCCTACGACGGCGTGCCCGGTGACACGCTCACCAGCCAGGCGCTGGACTTCGTCCGCGACACGCTGCTCAGCGAGCTGCGCCTCATCGCCCCCGAGACGCTGCAGCCGGTGCTGGCCACCGACTACAAACGCGTGACGCTCGTCGACCGCTCCGGCACGGCCCGGGTGACCTGCGACACCGGGCTGGTGTTCCGCGACGGGGCGCGGAGCACTCCGGCTCGCGGGGATCTGGTGCTGCTGGAGTCGAAGTCGGTGGATGGGAAGGCGGTGGTCGACAAGGTGTTGCGGGGGTTGGGGGTGCGGCCGGTGAGTGTGAGCAAGTACTGCCTGGCGGTCGCTGCTCTCCGGGAGTTGCCGGCTAATCGGTGGCATCCGGTTTTGCAGCGGTATCTCACGCATGGGGTGAGGGCGCGGGGGGCTCGGTCCGTTGCTTCGGATCACGCCGCGGGAGGGGAAATTCGCCTGTCATGA
- a CDS encoding SDR family oxidoreductase has product MLVRDKVVVVTGAASGIGRALALRFAAEGAAGVVVADLDEAGAAAVAGEIGSRAVPVRVDVSSEPEVAALADTRFGPVDLFCSNAGIIGGHGLDAPAEEWSSLLAVNVMAHVYAARAVVPSMVARGGGYLLNTCSAAGLISCPGDAPYAVSKAAAVAFAEWLAIHYAAKGVKVSVLCPQGVRTAMLEHGIDTDHLTARAVRASGAVLDPAEVATAVIDGLAAERFHILPHPEVAEYARRKAEDPDRWLTGMSQFVTSLQP; this is encoded by the coding sequence ATGCTGGTACGGGACAAGGTCGTCGTCGTCACGGGAGCCGCCAGCGGGATCGGCCGCGCGCTCGCGCTCAGGTTCGCCGCCGAGGGCGCGGCCGGGGTGGTGGTGGCCGACCTGGACGAGGCGGGCGCCGCCGCGGTGGCCGGCGAGATCGGCTCGCGCGCCGTCCCCGTCCGCGTGGACGTCTCCTCCGAGCCCGAGGTGGCCGCCCTCGCCGACACCCGGTTCGGCCCCGTGGACCTGTTCTGCTCCAACGCCGGCATCATCGGCGGCCACGGCCTGGACGCCCCCGCCGAGGAGTGGAGCAGCCTGCTCGCGGTGAACGTCATGGCGCACGTGTACGCCGCCCGCGCCGTCGTGCCCTCCATGGTGGCCAGGGGCGGCGGCTACCTGCTCAACACGTGCTCCGCCGCGGGCCTGATCAGCTGCCCCGGCGACGCCCCGTACGCGGTGTCGAAGGCGGCGGCGGTCGCGTTCGCCGAGTGGCTCGCCATCCACTACGCCGCCAAGGGCGTCAAGGTCAGCGTCCTGTGCCCGCAGGGGGTGCGGACTGCGATGCTGGAGCACGGCATCGACACCGACCACCTGACGGCCAGGGCGGTGCGCGCGTCGGGCGCAGTGCTCGACCCTGCCGAGGTGGCGACGGCGGTCATCGACGGCCTGGCCGCCGAGCGCTTCCACATCCTCCCGCACCCGGAGGTCGCCGAGTACGCCCGCCGCAAGGCCGAGGACCCGGACCGCTGGCTGACCGGCATGTCACAGTTCGTCACCTCACTCCAGCCTTGA
- a CDS encoding transglycosylase domain-containing protein, with product MPSWKMVLVGLTVLVAGLFGMFMVAYAYTPLPMGVQQHATEQGSIIYYRDGKTEIARLGTKREIVPISKVPRHVQDAFIAVENRTFRTDPGISVSGIMRAVWSTVTGEQVQGGSTITQEMARGYYDGLSQERTVTRKVKEIFVSIRAGKELSKDQIMATYLNTIYFGRGANGIQAAAQAYFDKDVDKLTPAEGAYLAGRIQSPDAFDKAEAAKNWAPTRERFDYAVRGMAIVDPGRYGQFAQTAKFPKLARLDKKETLKGINGYMVDIVQRELEKRGISRERLRKEGFRVTTTFDKKLMQAAKKTVESNLAAVGDKNIHANLATVDARNGQVLAFYSGHDYLKSFTNNAFDANKQAASAFKPYVLAAWLEKGYSLRSYVSGDGPVTLPGTKPIGNSHDVGAAVQIDRATAESVNTAFATMAQEVGLEEVAKIAEGAGIDKDDLEQAISDHAYGMSIGAGLVTPVEQATGYGIFANGGVHHDAHVVLAVKAYTGKTVMKEADLSRTVISPDTAADATYAMQQVVKYGTARGTVLPGGRPIAGKTGTNNENKEAWFVGYTPQLSTAVGMYKEVAQLDPKTKKVLKDENGYALKREVSLGDIQGADTPTKIWRDFMAIAMDGKPVEEFPAPAFAGERHDLVRQPAPKPTQDPSEDAGDDAGDDAGADPACATDPASCGGPDNGDTGDDPLGDDSVNEDSDGATTIDDGGQPYAGG from the coding sequence GTGCCCAGCTGGAAGATGGTGCTCGTCGGGCTGACGGTCCTGGTGGCGGGGCTGTTCGGCATGTTCATGGTGGCGTACGCCTACACGCCGTTGCCGATGGGCGTGCAGCAGCATGCCACCGAGCAGGGCAGCATCATCTACTACCGCGACGGCAAGACCGAGATCGCCAGGCTGGGCACCAAGCGCGAGATCGTCCCCATCTCCAAGGTCCCGCGGCACGTTCAGGACGCGTTCATCGCCGTCGAGAACCGTACGTTCCGTACGGACCCCGGTATCTCGGTGTCGGGGATCATGCGGGCGGTGTGGAGCACGGTGACGGGCGAGCAGGTTCAGGGTGGTTCGACGATCACGCAGGAGATGGCGCGCGGGTACTACGACGGGCTGAGCCAGGAGCGGACGGTCACGCGGAAGGTCAAGGAGATCTTCGTGTCCATCCGCGCAGGCAAGGAGCTGTCGAAGGACCAGATCATGGCGACCTACCTCAACACGATCTACTTCGGCCGCGGCGCGAACGGTATCCAGGCCGCCGCCCAGGCCTACTTCGACAAGGACGTGGACAAGCTGACGCCGGCCGAGGGCGCGTACCTGGCGGGCCGGATCCAGAGCCCCGACGCGTTCGACAAGGCTGAGGCGGCGAAGAACTGGGCGCCGACGCGGGAGCGGTTCGACTACGCCGTGCGTGGCATGGCGATCGTCGATCCGGGGAGGTACGGGCAGTTCGCCCAGACGGCGAAGTTCCCGAAGCTGGCCAGGCTGGACAAGAAGGAGACGCTCAAGGGCATCAACGGCTACATGGTCGACATCGTCCAGCGGGAGCTGGAGAAACGCGGGATCAGCCGGGAGCGGCTGCGCAAGGAGGGGTTCCGCGTCACGACGACGTTCGACAAGAAGCTGATGCAGGCCGCGAAGAAGACGGTCGAGAGCAACCTCGCCGCCGTCGGCGACAAGAACATCCACGCCAACCTGGCCACCGTGGACGCGCGCAACGGCCAGGTGCTCGCCTTCTACAGCGGCCACGACTACCTCAAGAGCTTCACCAACAACGCCTTCGACGCCAACAAGCAGGCCGCGTCGGCCTTCAAGCCGTACGTGCTGGCCGCCTGGCTGGAGAAGGGGTACAGCCTCAGGAGCTACGTGTCCGGCGACGGGCCGGTCACGCTGCCGGGCACCAAGCCGATCGGCAACTCGCACGACGTGGGCGCGGCCGTGCAGATCGACCGGGCCACCGCCGAGTCGGTGAACACGGCGTTCGCCACGATGGCGCAGGAGGTCGGGCTGGAGGAGGTCGCGAAGATCGCCGAGGGGGCCGGGATCGACAAGGACGACCTGGAGCAGGCGATCAGCGACCACGCCTACGGCATGTCCATCGGCGCCGGCCTGGTCACGCCCGTCGAGCAGGCCACCGGGTACGGCATCTTCGCCAACGGCGGCGTCCACCACGACGCGCACGTGGTGCTGGCGGTCAAGGCGTACACCGGCAAGACCGTCATGAAGGAGGCCGATCTCTCCAGGACGGTCATCAGCCCCGACACCGCCGCCGACGCCACCTACGCGATGCAGCAGGTGGTCAAGTACGGCACCGCCAGGGGCACCGTGCTGCCCGGCGGGCGCCCGATCGCCGGCAAGACCGGCACGAACAACGAGAACAAGGAGGCCTGGTTCGTCGGCTACACCCCGCAGCTGTCCACGGCCGTCGGGATGTACAAGGAGGTCGCGCAGCTCGACCCGAAGACGAAGAAGGTGCTCAAGGACGAGAACGGCTACGCGCTGAAGAGGGAGGTCTCCCTGGGCGACATCCAGGGAGCCGACACGCCCACCAAGATCTGGCGCGACTTCATGGCGATCGCGATGGACGGCAAGCCGGTCGAGGAGTTCCCGGCGCCTGCGTTCGCCGGTGAGCGGCACGATCTGGTGCGGCAGCCGGCGCCCAAGCCGACGCAGGACCCGTCCGAGGACGCCGGTGACGACGCCGGTGACGACGCCGGCGCGG
- a CDS encoding DUF4956 domain-containing protein, with the protein MDLGAIVLLAYGLYYRRHHRRDLLFAYIALNVGIFAVVSLLLVQRVDIAVGFGLFGVLSIIRLRSSEITQQEIAYYFVAIVLGLVNGIAAAWPMTALLLNGVLLAVMYLADHPGLLGRTRHQVVTLDVVHADPEALRVDLESRLRARVLQCEVTQVDYVRDVTVVDVRYVAPTARVGVR; encoded by the coding sequence ATGGACCTCGGGGCGATCGTCCTGCTTGCCTACGGCCTCTACTACCGGCGCCACCATCGGCGCGACCTGCTGTTCGCCTACATCGCGCTCAACGTGGGCATCTTCGCGGTCGTGTCGCTGCTGCTGGTCCAGCGGGTCGACATCGCCGTCGGGTTCGGATTGTTCGGTGTGTTGTCCATCATCCGGCTCAGATCCAGCGAGATCACCCAGCAGGAGATCGCCTACTACTTCGTGGCGATCGTGCTCGGCCTGGTCAACGGCATCGCCGCCGCCTGGCCGATGACGGCGCTCCTGCTCAACGGGGTGCTGCTGGCGGTCATGTACCTCGCCGACCACCCCGGCCTGCTCGGGCGGACCAGGCACCAGGTGGTGACGCTGGACGTGGTGCACGCCGACCCGGAGGCGCTGCGGGTGGACCTGGAGAGCCGGTTGCGGGCGCGGGTGCTGCAGTGCGAGGTCACGCAGGTGGACTACGTACGGGATGTGACGGTGGTGGACGTGCGCTACGTGGCGCCGACCGCGCGGGTCGGTGTGCGGTGA
- a CDS encoding response regulator transcription factor — MNRILIAEDEARIASFVEKGLRANGFVTAVVGDGVAAYDLASAGGFDLLILDIGLPLSDGFTVLRRLREAMVTLPVIILTARDSVSDTVAGLEGGADDYIAKPFAFEELLARVRLRLRADRTPEVTVLRVADLSLDLRTRRVYVGDRAVDLSTREFALAEIFCRHPDQVLTREQLLSHVWGFDFDPGSNVVDVYVRYLRRKIGADRIETVRGTGYRMRVA, encoded by the coding sequence GTGAACCGGATTCTGATCGCCGAGGACGAAGCCAGGATCGCCTCCTTCGTGGAGAAGGGGCTGCGGGCCAACGGCTTCGTGACGGCCGTGGTGGGAGACGGGGTGGCGGCGTACGACCTGGCCAGCGCGGGCGGCTTCGACCTGCTCATCCTGGACATCGGGCTGCCGTTGAGCGACGGGTTCACGGTGCTGCGGCGGCTGCGTGAGGCCATGGTGACCCTTCCTGTGATCATTCTTACGGCCCGTGACAGCGTGAGCGACACGGTGGCGGGGCTGGAGGGCGGCGCCGACGACTACATCGCCAAGCCCTTCGCCTTCGAGGAGCTGCTGGCCAGGGTGCGGCTGCGGCTGCGGGCCGACCGCACGCCCGAGGTGACCGTGCTGCGGGTGGCGGACCTGTCGCTCGACCTGCGCACCCGGCGGGTGTACGTCGGGGACCGGGCGGTGGACCTGTCGACCAGGGAGTTCGCCCTGGCGGAGATCTTCTGCCGCCACCCCGACCAGGTGCTGACGCGTGAGCAGCTGCTCAGCCACGTGTGGGGGTTCGACTTCGACCCCGGCTCCAACGTGGTGGACGTCTACGTCCGCTACCTGCGCCGCAAGATCGGGGCCGACCGGATCGAGACCGTCCGGGGCACCGGCTACCGCATGAGAGTCGCCTAA